From one Polyangiaceae bacterium genomic stretch:
- the xerC gene encoding site-specific tyrosine recombinase XerC, producing the protein MPRRGERRRRPPASAADPNGLWIWARRHVDALRVRNFSERTIENREGYLALFIEWAEARSITRPVEITKPILERYQRHLFHLRKPDGKPLSFRAQSARLVALRTYFRWLARQNVILSNPASDLDMPRLGKRLPRHVLGEAEIEQVLGLPDTSDAFGIRDRAMMETLWSTGMRRSELIRLSVYDIDVERGTVLVRGKGDRERMVPIGERALAWIEKYLGEARPALLVPPDQGVLFITRFGEAFEPDPLTHLIRSYIDRAELGKSGSCHLFRHAMATAMLEHGADIRHIQEMLGHAELGTTEIYTHVSIRKLKAVHTETHPGARLARAKPERDGSSGSSGSGGGEDAA; encoded by the coding sequence ATGCCGCGGCGGGGTGAGCGGCGGCGCCGGCCGCCGGCGAGCGCAGCCGATCCGAACGGGCTCTGGATCTGGGCGCGGCGCCACGTGGACGCGCTGCGCGTGCGGAACTTCTCCGAGCGCACCATCGAGAATCGCGAGGGCTACCTCGCGCTCTTCATCGAGTGGGCGGAGGCGCGCAGCATCACGCGGCCGGTGGAGATCACCAAGCCGATCCTGGAGCGCTACCAGCGGCACCTGTTTCACCTGCGAAAGCCCGACGGCAAGCCGCTGTCGTTTAGGGCGCAGTCGGCGCGGCTGGTGGCGCTCAGGACGTACTTCCGCTGGCTCGCGCGCCAGAACGTGATCCTCTCGAACCCCGCGAGCGATCTGGACATGCCGCGGCTCGGCAAGCGCCTGCCGCGGCACGTGCTCGGCGAAGCCGAGATCGAGCAGGTGCTCGGGCTGCCGGACACGAGCGACGCCTTCGGCATCCGTGACCGAGCGATGATGGAGACGCTCTGGTCGACGGGGATGCGCCGGAGCGAGCTCATCCGGCTGAGCGTCTACGACATCGACGTCGAGCGGGGCACGGTGCTCGTGCGCGGCAAGGGCGATCGCGAGCGCATGGTGCCCATCGGCGAGCGAGCGCTGGCGTGGATCGAGAAGTACCTGGGTGAGGCGCGGCCGGCGCTGCTGGTACCGCCCGACCAGGGGGTGCTCTTCATCACGCGCTTCGGCGAGGCCTTCGAGCCCGATCCGCTGACGCACCTGATCCGGAGCTACATCGACCGGGCGGAGCTCGGAAAGAGCGGCTCGTGCCACCTCTTCCGCCACGCGATGGCGACGGCGATGCTCGAGCACGGCGCCGACATCCGGCACATCCAGGAGATGCTCGGCCACGCCGAGCTCGGGACGACCGAGATCTACACCCACGTTTCGATCCGGAAGCTCAAGGCGGTGCACACGGAGACGCACCCGGGAGCGCGGCTCGCGCGCGCCAAGCCGGAACGCGACGGCAGCAGCGGCAGCAGCGGCAGCGGCGGCGGCGAAGACGCAGCGTGA